The nucleotide window CTCATGAATAAAGCAGCAGAGCTGAGTGAGACTGTAGAGGCGCAGGGCTGTAATCCTCACTCCCTCGAGCGCTCGGCTGGACTGTGTGAACTGTAAGTAATAAAAGGATGGGttaatggagagagagagagagagagagagagagagagagagagagagagagagagagagagagagagagagagagagagagagagagagagagagagagagagagagagagagagagagagagagagagagagagagagagagagagagagagagagagagagagagagagagagagagagagagagatgagaggAAACATATCTGTCTGTGTTTTGGGAGGGATGATAGGACACATCAGACTCTCTCAAAACATGCCCGTCTCTAAAAACCCTTTGAACTGCTCGCCTGCATTTACATGCATGCATTCAACAGATGCATTTTTCCTAAAGTGACTTTGACGTTCAGAGAATTCATGATATGCATTTTAGTGGTTTGTCCCTGGGAATCAAACTCATGACCTTGGCATTGCTAGAGCCCAGCTCTGCCAGTAGATCTACAGGAATGCTACCTAGCTAGACAGTTTTTGTTTGCTGCTGACTCAGGATACAGCCATGATTCGCAAATATGCTGTTTAGGTAGGCAGATCTCTTGGATTTGAGACACAGACACTGATAACAACACCATGTTCCAACATGGCATTAAGTGACAAGTTTCCAACGAAACTGCTGTGCAACTTGACATAATCTCTCAGCCAATCAGTACAtgtgatgttaaaaaaaaaaataaaaaaaaaaaactggttaaGTGGATTTCGGACCAATAAGATTTCACTGTGGGCAGGACTACCTGGCACAAGCCATGCAAAAAAGATGTGATTAACATGGACGAAATTGCATTTTTGGATTTTCACTTTCTTGTGTTGTGCCTGGTTAGATGTAGAAGCTAGAGAAAATTCTCATACTTGATAAAAATACCTACAATAATAAAATTACAGGCTCTTTTCAAGCCATTTAGGGTTCAAatgtatgaataaaataaaatgcaaatattttctttttaaatgtatatgtTAATTCCCTTGATTTCCTTATAAACAACaaactatatatttttacttttcttAAATTGATTAAGTTTTTAACTGTTGAAAATGAATAACTACAACATATTACAAAACTATAACTCCATGAAAGCTTTGAATTCATATACTCACTGAAATAAACTGAGTACTAAAggtagttgccaaagcaacatttttaatttttcatttcaacttgatgtactaaaatcaataaaatacaactgaaataaaaatgaataaagactatgtgtgaccctggaccaaaaaaaaaaaaaaaaaaaaaaacagtcttaaagggatggttcggaatagaattgacttcattgctatgcactccgaagccNNNNNNNNNNNNNNNNNNNNNNNNNNNNNNNNNNNNNNNNNNNNNNNNNNNNNNNNNNNNNNNNNNNNNNNNNNNNNNNNNNNNNNNNNNNNNNNNNNNNNNNNNNNNNNNNNNNNNNNNNNNNNNNNNNNNNNNNNNNNNNNNNNNNNNNNNNNNNNNNNNNNNNNNNNNNNNNNNNNNNNNNNNNNNNNNNNNNNNNNNNNNNNNNNNNNNNNNNNNNNNNNNNNNNNNNNNNNNNNNNNNNNNNNNNNNNNNNNNNNNNNNNNNNNNNNNNNNNNNNNNNNNNNNNNNNNNNNNNNNNNNNNNNNNNNNNNNNNNNNNNNNNNNNNNNNNNNNNNNNNNNNNNNNNNNNNNNNNNNNNNNNNNNNNNNNNNNNNNNNNNNNNNNNNNNNNNNNNNNNNNNNNNNNNNNNNNNNNNNNNNNNNNNNNNNNNNNNNNNNNNNNNNNNNNNNNNNNNNNNNNNNNNNNNNNNNNNNNNNNNNNNNNNNNNNNNNNNNNNNTCTTAAGATTATAttaagaagtactaaagaatactttttagtatattaagtacaaaattagtatGTGATTGTGTTTAACAGGTGGCATTTAGAAATTGTTTTGtctgaaaaatgttttattgaagAAAAGTTAAAAACGCAATGTCAAGATTTCCCGCCCACTCACACATTTGGCGCTGTCCAAGGTCCTGGAAGCAATATGATTCAATAAGATTCCCAAACTCTTCAAGATGTGCTTCACTTTACAAACATAGTGACCACCGCAGCAAGGTGTACTGCAGAATGCATGATAATTgtcttttattaaataaatagcaGCTTCACAAAATGATACCATTGTGAGGGTGATGGATTTCTTTTAACAAAAAAGGATTTGGTAAAACATTCACAGGCTATGGTATAAAAATGGGAGTTGGAACAAGGGAAGGTGATACAGGAGAAATTCTAAGGTTCTACACAGAAAAACAGCAAGAATTTACAGCTTTATACATTATAGGTTCCTAAACATCCTCAAATTAACATTTCTGGTCTTACAGACCAACATTTGTTGCCATGGACAGTACGTCCATTTAAAGTAAGTTTTAGTACTCTTGTCTGTTGTGCAACTTTGCTTCTTCTCTCACTCTGTCATGACCACCTGATGCGGCAGCACACAACTAACCTTACATTCACAGGAGAGCATGTTCCCCAGAGCTAGAGGTTAATTTCTTCAATATATGTTGAGAACTGGACTAAAACTCAAACTGTGTTTGCTATGTCTTAGCATAAGCTTCATGTAAAGTATGACTTTCTCCCCATTGTTCAGTTTGGTCCAGTTTTCTAGATCACCGTAAGAAGTGGTTTGAAGAAAACTGAGTTTTTCAGTCAATTCCTCTGCACTGTTAGACCAGCAAATAAGATCTGGAGCAAACCACCTCTAACTGCAACTCAAAGGATTCTTCATATCATACTGGAGATGGTTACAAGTTACACAAACAATGATCTGACTTGCAAGTGTAATTAGACAGCATAGCTTCGTCCATATTGTAATGCAACTAGCTTGGATGACACAATAACTCACACTTTTTGTAATTATTCAACTGACCACAAGAGGATGCTATGACTCTATCTGTCGAATATTTGCGTGAACTGCAGACTGGTATGTCCAATGCTGCTTTAGTAAGAGACTGGGTGCTCATGCAGGATTTAATGGCATTCAGATATCTGAACCTGTTAACACAAACAAACACGCATACTCTCACACACGTTACATTCCCTCTCCCTTTTCTGACCTTGGTCAGATTATTGTTTCTGTAGCTAACTCAGCATACATTCTATGCTGTGATACAGCTAAGGTTGCGTAGACAGCCGATTTACGAGTTCTTGTCGGTGTGACCGATTACCTTTTTTTCCACAATAGTTTTCAGACACTGCTGGTGTGTTCTGTGTGGCTGTGACCGCTGCTGATCGACAGCTCTGATATTCCCGGTTTCAGCTCCAGTCCGGGGTCAGTGTCCATGTCGTGGGGCTCCAAATTTCGGATTCCGTTGCCGTCCCCATTGCGGCAGTTACTGTTCCGGTCAATGGAAACTTTTTCGCAGATCAGAATGGGTGTGACTACCGCATGGGATGGACAAGGAGCGTGTATAATGATGGGTTTGAGACCCACCCGTCTATACTGGCAGTGCATGTAACTTGAAAATGCCCTTCGGTAGGTCTTGTTAAACAAAGTGTAAACTAAAGGATTGACCCCTGATGAGATGTAGCCCACCCAAACAAAAACATTGAGCAGTTCTGTCAGCACAGGCTCATTACAGGCTTTATGGCAGAGGACATACAGAACATTGGTGATGAAAAACGGACACCACATGATGAGGAAGAGGAAGAACACTACACCCAACACTTTGGATGCTCGCCGCTCGTTCTTGATGGCCTGCATCATGCCTCGCCGCCCATGGGTTCCGGCCGGGTCCCGTCCAGCGGGCGAATTCATTTGAGAAGGCGCTTCTGAACTTGGGATTATTGAGATGGTGTCCGGAGGCACGGTCAGGCCAAGCATGTTTCCGTCACTGTTGCTGATCCGTAGACAGTTGAGACTGCTGCGACGGGATGCTGGCGGAGGGGCCAACTGGGAAGCAGGTGGAGCTGGAGGTTGCAAAGGCTGTTGAGAAGAGGCTTTGCCCTCATAGAGGAAGACTGTGGCCTGACGCTGAAGCGCTTGGACGGCGAGACAATACGTAACCACCATGATGACCAGAGGAATGAAGAAGGCAACAAAAGAACCGACCAGTATGAAGTATTCCTCATTCAGAGCACAGTTGCCATTTTTCAAGACCTTTTCTCTGTTATGCAGTCCGATCACTGGGATAGGCATCGAGATACCTGTGGTTGGAAGAAgagaatacagttgaagtcaaaagtttgcagaatctgctaaatgttaattattttacgaaaattagagggatcataaattgcccgctgttttttttttttccttcaggtcccacaaattctttggtttttaagcatttttgtgtattagaaCTCTTTCCAGCATACAATAATGCATTTAGATCCAGGGTGTAAATTTTgaacaaaatgtataaaaatttttacatttttcttattctgcctaaatatcatattttttcatttagtactgccctcagaagctacagaagctacttacatatttcccagaagacaaaataagttacatttaccctgatcttcaaattcaaaatgttttcacccccggctcttaatggattgtgtttccttctaaagcatcagtgagcatttgaacattctgtaatagttacatatgagtctctcagttgtcttcagagtgaaaagatggatctcattgttggatcaaatacacaaaaatgctaaaaaacaaacaaacaaagaatttgtgggacctgaaggatttttcagtaggcagtttaactgtttaggataaacaaagggactcatgaacacctatcactaaacaaaccaacacagctgtggatcattcaggtaacaacacagtattaagaataaagtgtatgaaaacgtttgaacagggtcatttttataaattcaactattattttctcttgtggactatatgtaaacgtattttatgtgaaatctatattcaggtcagtactaaataaataataacatgcattttgcatgatcccacttattttggtaaaacaattaacattttgcagattctacaaggtgtgtgtaaacttctgACTTAAACTGTGTATATAAGCAAACATGAAAGAAACGGTAAGACTAACAAATGAGAAAGACAACTGGAATGCAAGATGCCGGAGACAAAAGACTAACGTCTTCAGCGAGATCTATCCTCAAGACAAATCCTCTCTCTTATCCTGCTAGATCAGTATTCCTGATGCCTGAGAGAGAGGATCTGTTATTTAATTAGAGCAGATGAATCAGACTGTCATGGCAGATATAATGCTGTTTTGGATCTAGATAAGAATCAAATAAACATTGGGCTCACGTTCAAACAGGAGAGAGGTTAGATGTGTGAACCATCTGTCATCTGCACTGACGTTACTTAGTCTAACTAATATAGCAAATGAGAACCCTCTATGGAGAAAAAGAGATGAACAGGAGACAAAGAGAGACATAATAGTGGATAGATAGAAGAGTGTTGTTATTTAACTAAAACTGTTAAAAAGCACATAACGTTacactaaaaatatttaaataaaagcacaCTCTGAGAATaataaaaaggaaaggaaagccTGTGTGGGTGAGAGAAATGGAGACACCATGTCAAAAGGAGTGTGTAGGCTTGCATTAATATAAAGCAAGGTTAGAAGAGTTTAACTTTTCTAGAAAGTTTAGTGAGAGGAAAATATGGAGAGTGAACGCTAGAGGGTCTTTTTAATACTTAACCACAACTACCAGTAATATCAGTGCAGACAAGTCTTTTAACTCTCTGCTCTTGGAACAGATCAGTCATGGTCACTCTacaccagggctattcaattggcggcccgcgggcccaatgcggcccgccaatcatcttcgtccggcccgaggaagcagcaggtggcttgaatggtttttgcactaattagtttgtccactaggcggcgggccagccaaaaaagaaaagcaagagagccaagaacaacaacaatctaccggagatcgcaacatcatcaatagacggcagatttgacaagcgcttgtagggctccagactgcgaccaaatggtcgcattttttctgccggtgtgactaaattttgtgagcggtcgcaatggcgcgaccaccgcgttattcaactcataagcgctgctatttctgtttcatatgagaaacattaaacggcaaacgaagcgaaagagaaaccaaagcgcgccacatttgagctgcgcagcgcggaccgtttatcagctcggaccgcaacgcaaacacacttgtccaagctcagaacagcatcgggaaccaaagttgatttcgcgacactgttactacacagtgctgcgagatccagtgaaaagtgtttgaattcgcccagaatgaattaaggttgctgaaagatcagtgagaatcattcaaattctgctcagaattctgtttttaacagcgctgatgtacgctatgtcagacaaccagaagtcacaccaacttaagcaaagtcgaatgttattacattattcatttcagggtttgtacaaccttttgagagagaaattcaagcacttttcaat belongs to Garra rufa chromosome 3, GarRuf1.0, whole genome shotgun sequence and includes:
- the htr2cl1 gene encoding 5-hydroxytryptamine (serotonin) receptor 2C, G protein-coupled-like 1 produces the protein MMGAPGGPVLGGFGSTTSSLDLVGWMVWPGNTTVSLNQSFFATDYSFNLSSSSSSSPHGVEKESMKEKNWPALLILVIIFLTIGGNILVILAVSLEKKLQNATNFFLRSLAVADMLVGILVMPISLINILYDYAWPLPSALCPIWIYLDVLFSTASIMHLCAISLDRYVAIRNPIEHSRFNSRTKAMLKIAAVWTISIGISMPIPVIGLHNREKVLKNGNCALNEEYFILVGSFVAFFIPLVIMVVTYCLAVQALQRQATVFLYEGKASSQQPLQPPAPPASQLAPPPASRRSSLNCLRISNSDGNMLGLTVPPDTISIIPSSEAPSQMNSPAGRDPAGTHGRRGMMQAIKNERRASKVLGVVFFLFLIMWCPFFITNVLYVLCHKACNEPVLTELLNVFVWVGYISSGVNPLVYTLFNKTYRRAFSSYMHCQYRRVGLKPIIIHAPCPSHAVVTPILICEKVSIDRNSNCRNGDGNGIRNLEPHDMDTDPGLELKPGISELSISSGHSHTEHTSSV